The Neurospora crassa OR74A linkage group IV, whole genome shotgun sequence genome has a segment encoding these proteins:
- a CDS encoding cortical actin cytoskeleton protein asp1 encodes MEAHLEPTSLDRTPVSADSVPSSASEASSSTHPDQDPDTPVATSEAATGGLDVPVEEAEDMAGTPSSSIAVPGAIPITSDSGITSTGKSKRRHSLASSFTNSIASRKSRYSEPGSQSVHADRANVSMPPPVALPQASSSLAKSPRASLSHSRRESSNSFRSFISDAWSDANNSQGYSDLGGGVHVPGSFGSASAVPPLFSPRDFALAAGDNGQNQATIEDSETPRLRPGTGNTNAESPQPPPPQQQQQRQLPDPALQNPTTPTQREYPYHSRRRNSSFFGFEYSQSDSNKRKSISSIYSLASARGVPSSESGSTSGATGPARVVSGLMSSSAPSKSGAIPPASTAQTAEASVSTTTVTTGSQGAPGTHQLSPRESHFQQMGDLLKDGQSRGNHHHTSQAHGHGVPAPVDTAVANGAPPAPPTPRAIPPRSRSRAKRRFSGSTAASGNQSPNGERVVSGHEHRPPKEEHKPAPYGVIGVCALDVKARSKPSRNILNRLIQNGEFDVCVFGDKVILDEEVENWPMCDYLISFYSDGFPLDKAIAYVKARKPFCVNDVPMQKILWDRRLCLRLLDRINVPTPQRIEVNRDGGPHLLTPEICKLIKDVSGVQFEPTNTDPEYAKQVAPRKIELLENGDVLSVDGTLIKKPFVEKPTSGEDHNIIIYFPSYAGGGARKLFRKIGNKSSEYVEDLNVPRCITQPDESFIYEKFMQVDNAEDVKAYTVGPTYCHAETRKSPVVDGVVRRNTHGKEVRYVTALSDEEKEIASKISTAFGQRVCGFDLLRAGGKSYVIDVNGWSFVKDNEDYYNQCAKILREMFIAERQRRGGIPSPCPSPAISEVPDPLAARAALMNKEKELSALAAAQGKVSLDKQRSDNTRHHDAPPHVKSDTSLVSKLSTKPSSPRNSQYGESAPPTAPSTLPTTPSLTSVAIAEQEHEHEETPPPPPPKPSWKLKGVVSVIRHADRTPKQKYKFTFHTDPFIQLLKGHQEEVLLIGEPALASVLDAVDVALKAGIEDPVKLKSLRNVLVKKGGWAGTKVQIKPMFRKKDKPKKEDKEKEGEKPDQEAKEDAAPGEGDSVDKDGNSKPRRPVKRHDSLSGVTMSKFTAAEESLVLDKLQLIVKWGGEPTHSARYQAQELGESMRSDLGLMNRDILEEVHVFSSSERRVVTSAQIWAASFCKKKELPPDFITIRKDLLDDSNAAKDEMDKVKKKLKGLLRKGNERPPQFAWPENMPEPSEVQTRVVQLMNFHRKVMQHNYAKLYSGAVNSLNAINNPSMEMISETSSSSLSSLGSSHVNAVNSIQARWCCGEDAELFKERWEKLFAEFCDGEKVDPSKISELYDTMKFDALHNRQFLEWVFTPPKTMLEEDYGILAPPNGSKDAKSPSPVSSTDNEASKPTESSLAEKIDSKAVKRILRRRSFLHGFRPGPGPESELPERYFHLHRGNSQTKAKTDARFEPLRELYQLAKVLFDFICPQEYGISDSEKLEIGLLTSLPLLKEIVKDLEEMQASDEAKSFIYFTKESHIYTLLNCILEGGLETKIKRATIPELDYLSQISFELYEMPADPPTDADGIPAFNYSIKITISPGCHVFDPLDVQLDSKHCIGCAPRRSLTAHTDWIKVIETLRAKFHQVKLPKTFLAVNLSDAFTFQEKPQGGDEATEVEAESEATPEAERVKEVEPEVIEPDDTEAAAANTTDAVTVDDVTPDEHSDVLEIKIPEDQHAVDVEVVDDGSAAEPEVSESPEAAAGDVSLLPEVEAATPPTAVASKTEQ; translated from the exons ATGGAAGCACACCTCGAACCCACCTCCCTCGATCGTACGCCAGTGTCCGCCGACAGCGTGccgtcctccgcctccgaagcttcctcttccactcATCCGGACCAAGACCCAGACACTCCTGTCGCGACATCAGAAGCAGCAACCGGCGGCTTGGACGTGCCTGTAGAAGAAGCCGAAGACATGGCAGGCACACCGTCGTCGAGCATCGCAGTCCCTGGcgccatccccatcaccagTGACAGCGGCATCACAAGTACCGGAAAATCCAAACGACGACACAGTCTCGCCTCTTCCTTTACCAACAGCATAGCTAGCCGAAAGAGCAGGTACTCTGAGCCTGGCAGCCAATCTGTTCATGCTGATCGCGCCAATGTGTCGATGCCCCCTCCCGTCGCCCTGCCACAAGCATCGTCGTCATTAGCAAAGAGCCCGCGCGCCTCGCTCTCGCACAGCCGCCGCGAATCGTCCAATTCGTTCCGCTCCTTCATCTCGGACGCCTGGAGCGACGCAAATAACAGCCAAGGATACTCGGACTTGGGTGGTGGAGTACATGTGCCCGGCAGCTTTGGCAGCGCCTCGGCGGTCCCACCCCTGTTTTCTCCCCGAGATTTCGCCTTGGCCGCCGGCGATAACGGCCAGAATCAAG CTACGATCGAAGACTCGGAGACTCCCCGTCTACGCCCCGGGACCGGTAACACGAACGCCGAATcacctcaaccaccaccaccacaacaacaacaacaacgccaaCTCCCCGATCCCGCTCTGCAGAATCCCACTACTCCCACCCAACGCGAATACCCCTACCACTCCCGCCGCAGAAACTCGTCCTTCTTTGGCTTCGAGTACAGCCAGTCAGACAGCAACAAGCGAAAGAGTATTTCGTCCATATACTCTCTAGCTTCGGCCCGTGGGGTTCCCAGTTCCGAGAGCGGCAGCACCAGCGGCGCCACCGGCCCTGCCCGAGTGGTATCAGGCTTGATGTCTTCCTCCGCCCCCTCCAAATCGGGAGCCATCCCACCTGCCAGCACCGCCCAGACTGCAGAAGCCAGCGTCTCGACAACCACCGTTACCACGGGAAGCCAAGGCGCGCCAGGCACCCACCAGCTCTCGCCGCGGGAATCGCATTTTCAGCAGATGGGCGACTTGCTCAAGGATGGCCAGAGCAGGGGAAACCATCACCATACTTCGCAGGCCCACGGCCACGGTGTTCCTGCTCCTGTGGACACGGCTGTTGCTAACGGCGCACCACCCGCACCACCCACACCGCGCGCAATTCCACCCAGGTCAAGGAGCAGGGCAAAGCGCAGGTTCAGTGGTAGTACCGCTGCTAGCGGAAATCAGAGTCCCAATGGTGAAAGAGTGGTATCAGGCCATGAACACCGGCCTCCCAAGGAGGAGCACAAGCCTGCGCCCTACGGTGTTATCGGTGTGTGTGCCTTGGACGTGAAGGCGAGGAGCAAGCCCAGCAGGAATATCCTCAACCGCTTGATTCAGAACGGCGAATTTGATGTTTGTGTCTTTGGCGACAAAGTGATTCTTGATGAAG AGGTCGAAAACTGGCCCATGTGCGACTATTTAATCTCCTTTTACTCGGACGGCTTCCCCCTTGACAAGGCCATCGCCTACGTCAAGGCACGCAAGCCCTTCTGCGTTAACGATGTCCCTATGCAAAAGATACTATGGGACCGCCGCCTCTGCCTTCGCCTCTTGGACCGCATCAATGTCCCCACCCCTCAGCGCATCGAAGTGAACCGGGACGGTGGCCCTCACCTGTTGACCCCCGAAATTTGCAAGCTCATCAAGGACGTCAGCGGTGTACAGTTTGAGCCCACTAATACGGATCCAGAGTACGCCAAGCAGGTCGCGCCGCGCAAGATCGAGCTCCTCGAAAACGGCGATGTTCTCTCTGTCGACGGAACGCTCATCAAGAAGCCGTTTGTCGAGAAGCCTACGAGCGGTGAAGACCACAATATCATCATCTACTTTCCTTCCTACGCTGGCGGTGGTGCAAGGAAGCTTTTCCGCAAGATCGGCAACAAGAGCAGTGAATATGTGGAGGATCTCAACGTGCCCAGGTGCATCACTCAGCCCGACGAGAGTTTCATTTACGAAAAGTTCATGCAGGTCGACAATGCCGAGGACGTGAAAGCGTATACTGTTGGGCCAACATACTGCCACGCTGAGACTCGCAAGTCCCCTGTTGTGGACGGCGTCGTGCGAAGAAACACGCATGGAAAAGAGGTCCGCTATGTCACAGCCTTGAGcgacgaggaaaaggaaattgCGAGCAAAATCAGCACAGCCTTCGGACAACGCGTTTGCGGTTTCGACTTATTGCGGGCGGGGGGCAAGAGTTATGTCATTGACGTGAACGGCTGGAGTTTCGTCAAAGATAATGAGGACTATTACAACCAGTGCGCCAAAATCCTCAGGGAAATGTTTATCGCCGAGAGGCAGCGCAGGGGTGGAATACCTTCGCCGTGCCCGTCTCCCGCCATCTCCGAGGTGCCTGATCCTCTTGCCGCTCGCGCAGCTCTCAtgaacaaggagaaggaactCAGCGCGTTGGCGGCAGCCCAGGGTAAGGTGAGCTTGGACAAGCAGAGGTCGGACAACACCAGACACCACGATGCGCCACCGCACGTCAAGTCAGATACCTCGCTTGTCTCTAAGCTGTCAACCAAGCCGAGCAGCCCGCGCAACAGTCAGTACGGAGAGAGTGCACCACCCACAGCGCCATCAACGCTGCCCACTACCCCTTCGCTCACTTCTGTCGCTATTGCTGAACAGGAGCATGAGCATGAGGAgacaccgccgccgcctcccccGAAGCCTAGCTGGAAGCTCAAGGGTGTGGTATCTGTCATCCGCCACGCTGATCGTACGCCGAAGCAGAAGTACAAATTCACGTTCCACACAGATCCCTTCATTCAGCTACTCAAGGGTCACCAAGAAGAAGTGCTCCTGATTGGTGAGCCGGCGCTGGCAAGTGTACTTGATGCTGTTGATGTGGCCCTGAAGGCTGGTATTGAAGACCCCGTCAAGCTCAAGTCACTCCGCAACGTCCTTGTGAAGAAGGGCGGATGGGCTGGTACCAAGGTCCAAATAAAGCCAATGTTCAGGAAGAAAgacaagcccaagaaggaagacaaagagaaggagggcgaAAAGCCTGACcaagaggccaaggaggatgcTGCACCCGGTGAAGGTGACAGTGTCGACAAGGACGGTAACTCCAAGCCTCGTAGGCCAGTCAAGAGGCACGATTCCTTGTCAGGCGTTACCATGTCCAAGTTCACTGCTGCCGAGGAGAGCTTGGTGCTGGATAAGCTTCAGCTCATTGTGAAATGGGGCGGCGAGCCGACACACTCCGCCCGCTACCAGGCACAGGAACTCGGTGAGAGCATGCGTAGTGATCTTGGTCTCATGAACCGTGATATCCTGGAGGAGGTCCACGtcttcagcagcagcgagcGTCGTGTCGTTACCAGCGCTCAGATCTGGGCAGCTAGCTTctgcaagaagaaggaattACCTCCCGATTTTATCACCATCCGTAAGGACCTTCTTGACGACTCGAACGCTGCCAAGGACGAGATGGataaggtgaagaagaagttgaagggtCTTTTGCGGAAGGGCAATGAGCGGCCGCCCCAGTTTGCCTGGCCTGAAAACATGCCTGAGCCGTCCGAGGTACAGACACGCGTGGTCCAGCTCATGAACTTCCACCGCAAGGTCATGCAGCACAACTACGCCAAGCTTTACAGCGGTGCTGTGAACTCTCTCAATGCGATCAACAACCCTAGTATGGAGATGATCAGTGAGACTTCCAGCTCGTCGCTGTCGTCACTTGGCTCATCACATGTGAACGCGGTGAACAGCATCCAGGCCAGATGGTGCTGTGGTGAGGACGCCGAGCTGTTCAAGGAGCGTTGGGAGAAGCTGTTCGCCGAGTTCTGCGACGGCGAAAAGGTTGACCCTAGCAAGATTTCGGAACTCTACGATACCATGAAGTTCGATGCCCTCCACAACCGTCAATTCCTCGAATGGGTGTTCACTCCACCAAAGACTATGCTTGAGGAGGACTACGGAATCCTGGCCCCTCCTAATGGCAGCAAGGATGCAAAGTCACCGTCCCCTGTTTCGAGCACCGACAATGAAGCTTCCAAGCCTACCGAGAGCTCATTGGCAGAAAAGATCGACTCAAAGGCTGTCAAGCGTATCCTCCGCAGGCGGTCGTTCCTACACGGGTTTAGACCTGGGCCAGGTCCGGAATCGGAGCTCCCGGAGAGGTACTTCCACCTCCACAGGGGCAACAGCcagaccaaggccaagacagATGCTCGTTTTGAGCCTTTGCGGGAGCTGTACCAGCTTGCTAAGGTCCTCTTTGACTTTATTTGCCCACAAGAGTATGGCATCTCGGACAGCGAAAAG CTTGAAATTGGACTCCTGACCTCTCTCCCTCTGTTGAAGGAGATTGTCAAGGACCTTGAGGAAATGCAGGCTTCGGATGAAGCCAAGTCCTTCATATACTTCACCAAGGAGTCGCACATCTACACCCTCCTGAACTGCATCTTGGAGGGCGGCCTAGAGACCAAGATCAAGCGAGCTACCATCCCTGAGCTCGACTACCTCTCGCAGATCTCGTTCGAGCTGTACGAAATGCCAGCTGACCCGCCAACTGATGCGGATGGCATTCCTGCCTTTAACTACAGCATCAAGATTACCATTAGCCCTGGCTGTCACGTTTTTGACCCGCTGGATGTACAGCTTGACAGCAAGCATTGCATTGGCTGTGCTCCGCGCAGGAGCTTAACGGCTCATACAGACTGGATAAAGGTTATTGAGACGTTGAGGGCGAAGTTCCACCA AGTAAAACTGCCCAAGACTTTCCTGGCGGTTAACCTGTCGGATGCCTTTACTTTCCAAGAGAAGCCGCAGGGTGGTGACGAGGCCACCGAAGTCGAAGCCGAATCAGAGGCGACACCTGAGGCGGAGCGGGTGAAGGAGGTTGAACCGGAGGTGATAGAGCCTGATGACACCGAGGCTGCCGCTGCTAATACCACCGACGCTGTGACCGTTGACGACGTAACACCGGACGAGCACTCTGATGTCCTGGAGATCAAGATTCCTGAGGATCAACATGCCGTGGACGTTGAAGTTGTTGACGATGGCAGTGCTGCCGAACCTGAAGTATCAGAGTCGCCGGAAGCTGCAGCGGGAGATGTATCACTGCTGccagaagtggaagcagcaACACCTCCGACTGCTGTTGCGTCGAAGACGGAGCAATAG
- a CDS encoding cortical actin cytoskeleton protein asp1, variant translates to MCPAALAAPRRSHPCFLPEISPWPPAITARIKVRVIIILAPLPSSLIPSGSATIEDSETPRLRPGTGNTNAESPQPPPPQQQQQRQLPDPALQNPTTPTQREYPYHSRRRNSSFFGFEYSQSDSNKRKSISSIYSLASARGVPSSESGSTSGATGPARVVSGLMSSSAPSKSGAIPPASTAQTAEASVSTTTVTTGSQGAPGTHQLSPRESHFQQMGDLLKDGQSRGNHHHTSQAHGHGVPAPVDTAVANGAPPAPPTPRAIPPRSRSRAKRRFSGSTAASGNQSPNGERVVSGHEHRPPKEEHKPAPYGVIGVCALDVKARSKPSRNILNRLIQNGEFDVCVFGDKVILDEEVENWPMCDYLISFYSDGFPLDKAIAYVKARKPFCVNDVPMQKILWDRRLCLRLLDRINVPTPQRIEVNRDGGPHLLTPEICKLIKDVSGVQFEPTNTDPEYAKQVAPRKIELLENGDVLSVDGTLIKKPFVEKPTSGEDHNIIIYFPSYAGGGARKLFRKIGNKSSEYVEDLNVPRCITQPDESFIYEKFMQVDNAEDVKAYTVGPTYCHAETRKSPVVDGVVRRNTHGKEVRYVTALSDEEKEIASKISTAFGQRVCGFDLLRAGGKSYVIDVNGWSFVKDNEDYYNQCAKILREMFIAERQRRGGIPSPCPSPAISEVPDPLAARAALMNKEKELSALAAAQGKVSLDKQRSDNTRHHDAPPHVKSDTSLVSKLSTKPSSPRNSQYGESAPPTAPSTLPTTPSLTSVAIAEQEHEHEETPPPPPPKPSWKLKGVVSVIRHADRTPKQKYKFTFHTDPFIQLLKGHQEEVLLIGEPALASVLDAVDVALKAGIEDPVKLKSLRNVLVKKGGWAGTKVQIKPMFRKKDKPKKEDKEKEGEKPDQEAKEDAAPGEGDSVDKDGNSKPRRPVKRHDSLSGVTMSKFTAAEESLVLDKLQLIVKWGGEPTHSARYQAQELGESMRSDLGLMNRDILEEVHVFSSSERRVVTSAQIWAASFCKKKELPPDFITIRKDLLDDSNAAKDEMDKVKKKLKGLLRKGNERPPQFAWPENMPEPSEVQTRVVQLMNFHRKVMQHNYAKLYSGAVNSLNAINNPSMEMISETSSSSLSSLGSSHVNAVNSIQARWCCGEDAELFKERWEKLFAEFCDGEKVDPSKISELYDTMKFDALHNRQFLEWVFTPPKTMLEEDYGILAPPNGSKDAKSPSPVSSTDNEASKPTESSLAEKIDSKAVKRILRRRSFLHGFRPGPGPESELPERYFHLHRGNSQTKAKTDARFEPLRELYQLAKVLFDFICPQEYGISDSEKLEIGLLTSLPLLKEIVKDLEEMQASDEAKSFIYFTKESHIYTLLNCILEGGLETKIKRATIPELDYLSQISFELYEMPADPPTDADGIPAFNYSIKITISPGCHVFDPLDVQLDSKHCIGCAPRRSLTAHTDWIKVIETLRAKFHQVKLPKTFLAVNLSDAFTFQEKPQGGDEATEVEAESEATPEAERVKEVEPEVIEPDDTEAAAANTTDAVTVDDVTPDEHSDVLEIKIPEDQHAVDVEVVDDGSAAEPEVSESPEAAAGDVSLLPEVEAATPPTAVASKTEQ, encoded by the exons ATGTGCCCGGCAGCTTTGGCAGCGCCTCGGCGGTCCCACCCCTGTTTTCTCCCCGAGATTTCGCCTTGGCCGCCGGCGATAACGGCCAGAATCAAGGTCAGAGTCATAATCATTCTTGCTCCACTACCGTCATCACTAATTCCGTCCGGTTCAGCTACGATCGAAGACTCGGAGACTCCCCGTCTACGCCCCGGGACCGGTAACACGAACGCCGAATcacctcaaccaccaccaccacaacaacaacaacaacgccaaCTCCCCGATCCCGCTCTGCAGAATCCCACTACTCCCACCCAACGCGAATACCCCTACCACTCCCGCCGCAGAAACTCGTCCTTCTTTGGCTTCGAGTACAGCCAGTCAGACAGCAACAAGCGAAAGAGTATTTCGTCCATATACTCTCTAGCTTCGGCCCGTGGGGTTCCCAGTTCCGAGAGCGGCAGCACCAGCGGCGCCACCGGCCCTGCCCGAGTGGTATCAGGCTTGATGTCTTCCTCCGCCCCCTCCAAATCGGGAGCCATCCCACCTGCCAGCACCGCCCAGACTGCAGAAGCCAGCGTCTCGACAACCACCGTTACCACGGGAAGCCAAGGCGCGCCAGGCACCCACCAGCTCTCGCCGCGGGAATCGCATTTTCAGCAGATGGGCGACTTGCTCAAGGATGGCCAGAGCAGGGGAAACCATCACCATACTTCGCAGGCCCACGGCCACGGTGTTCCTGCTCCTGTGGACACGGCTGTTGCTAACGGCGCACCACCCGCACCACCCACACCGCGCGCAATTCCACCCAGGTCAAGGAGCAGGGCAAAGCGCAGGTTCAGTGGTAGTACCGCTGCTAGCGGAAATCAGAGTCCCAATGGTGAAAGAGTGGTATCAGGCCATGAACACCGGCCTCCCAAGGAGGAGCACAAGCCTGCGCCCTACGGTGTTATCGGTGTGTGTGCCTTGGACGTGAAGGCGAGGAGCAAGCCCAGCAGGAATATCCTCAACCGCTTGATTCAGAACGGCGAATTTGATGTTTGTGTCTTTGGCGACAAAGTGATTCTTGATGAAG AGGTCGAAAACTGGCCCATGTGCGACTATTTAATCTCCTTTTACTCGGACGGCTTCCCCCTTGACAAGGCCATCGCCTACGTCAAGGCACGCAAGCCCTTCTGCGTTAACGATGTCCCTATGCAAAAGATACTATGGGACCGCCGCCTCTGCCTTCGCCTCTTGGACCGCATCAATGTCCCCACCCCTCAGCGCATCGAAGTGAACCGGGACGGTGGCCCTCACCTGTTGACCCCCGAAATTTGCAAGCTCATCAAGGACGTCAGCGGTGTACAGTTTGAGCCCACTAATACGGATCCAGAGTACGCCAAGCAGGTCGCGCCGCGCAAGATCGAGCTCCTCGAAAACGGCGATGTTCTCTCTGTCGACGGAACGCTCATCAAGAAGCCGTTTGTCGAGAAGCCTACGAGCGGTGAAGACCACAATATCATCATCTACTTTCCTTCCTACGCTGGCGGTGGTGCAAGGAAGCTTTTCCGCAAGATCGGCAACAAGAGCAGTGAATATGTGGAGGATCTCAACGTGCCCAGGTGCATCACTCAGCCCGACGAGAGTTTCATTTACGAAAAGTTCATGCAGGTCGACAATGCCGAGGACGTGAAAGCGTATACTGTTGGGCCAACATACTGCCACGCTGAGACTCGCAAGTCCCCTGTTGTGGACGGCGTCGTGCGAAGAAACACGCATGGAAAAGAGGTCCGCTATGTCACAGCCTTGAGcgacgaggaaaaggaaattgCGAGCAAAATCAGCACAGCCTTCGGACAACGCGTTTGCGGTTTCGACTTATTGCGGGCGGGGGGCAAGAGTTATGTCATTGACGTGAACGGCTGGAGTTTCGTCAAAGATAATGAGGACTATTACAACCAGTGCGCCAAAATCCTCAGGGAAATGTTTATCGCCGAGAGGCAGCGCAGGGGTGGAATACCTTCGCCGTGCCCGTCTCCCGCCATCTCCGAGGTGCCTGATCCTCTTGCCGCTCGCGCAGCTCTCAtgaacaaggagaaggaactCAGCGCGTTGGCGGCAGCCCAGGGTAAGGTGAGCTTGGACAAGCAGAGGTCGGACAACACCAGACACCACGATGCGCCACCGCACGTCAAGTCAGATACCTCGCTTGTCTCTAAGCTGTCAACCAAGCCGAGCAGCCCGCGCAACAGTCAGTACGGAGAGAGTGCACCACCCACAGCGCCATCAACGCTGCCCACTACCCCTTCGCTCACTTCTGTCGCTATTGCTGAACAGGAGCATGAGCATGAGGAgacaccgccgccgcctcccccGAAGCCTAGCTGGAAGCTCAAGGGTGTGGTATCTGTCATCCGCCACGCTGATCGTACGCCGAAGCAGAAGTACAAATTCACGTTCCACACAGATCCCTTCATTCAGCTACTCAAGGGTCACCAAGAAGAAGTGCTCCTGATTGGTGAGCCGGCGCTGGCAAGTGTACTTGATGCTGTTGATGTGGCCCTGAAGGCTGGTATTGAAGACCCCGTCAAGCTCAAGTCACTCCGCAACGTCCTTGTGAAGAAGGGCGGATGGGCTGGTACCAAGGTCCAAATAAAGCCAATGTTCAGGAAGAAAgacaagcccaagaaggaagacaaagagaaggagggcgaAAAGCCTGACcaagaggccaaggaggatgcTGCACCCGGTGAAGGTGACAGTGTCGACAAGGACGGTAACTCCAAGCCTCGTAGGCCAGTCAAGAGGCACGATTCCTTGTCAGGCGTTACCATGTCCAAGTTCACTGCTGCCGAGGAGAGCTTGGTGCTGGATAAGCTTCAGCTCATTGTGAAATGGGGCGGCGAGCCGACACACTCCGCCCGCTACCAGGCACAGGAACTCGGTGAGAGCATGCGTAGTGATCTTGGTCTCATGAACCGTGATATCCTGGAGGAGGTCCACGtcttcagcagcagcgagcGTCGTGTCGTTACCAGCGCTCAGATCTGGGCAGCTAGCTTctgcaagaagaaggaattACCTCCCGATTTTATCACCATCCGTAAGGACCTTCTTGACGACTCGAACGCTGCCAAGGACGAGATGGataaggtgaagaagaagttgaagggtCTTTTGCGGAAGGGCAATGAGCGGCCGCCCCAGTTTGCCTGGCCTGAAAACATGCCTGAGCCGTCCGAGGTACAGACACGCGTGGTCCAGCTCATGAACTTCCACCGCAAGGTCATGCAGCACAACTACGCCAAGCTTTACAGCGGTGCTGTGAACTCTCTCAATGCGATCAACAACCCTAGTATGGAGATGATCAGTGAGACTTCCAGCTCGTCGCTGTCGTCACTTGGCTCATCACATGTGAACGCGGTGAACAGCATCCAGGCCAGATGGTGCTGTGGTGAGGACGCCGAGCTGTTCAAGGAGCGTTGGGAGAAGCTGTTCGCCGAGTTCTGCGACGGCGAAAAGGTTGACCCTAGCAAGATTTCGGAACTCTACGATACCATGAAGTTCGATGCCCTCCACAACCGTCAATTCCTCGAATGGGTGTTCACTCCACCAAAGACTATGCTTGAGGAGGACTACGGAATCCTGGCCCCTCCTAATGGCAGCAAGGATGCAAAGTCACCGTCCCCTGTTTCGAGCACCGACAATGAAGCTTCCAAGCCTACCGAGAGCTCATTGGCAGAAAAGATCGACTCAAAGGCTGTCAAGCGTATCCTCCGCAGGCGGTCGTTCCTACACGGGTTTAGACCTGGGCCAGGTCCGGAATCGGAGCTCCCGGAGAGGTACTTCCACCTCCACAGGGGCAACAGCcagaccaaggccaagacagATGCTCGTTTTGAGCCTTTGCGGGAGCTGTACCAGCTTGCTAAGGTCCTCTTTGACTTTATTTGCCCACAAGAGTATGGCATCTCGGACAGCGAAAAG CTTGAAATTGGACTCCTGACCTCTCTCCCTCTGTTGAAGGAGATTGTCAAGGACCTTGAGGAAATGCAGGCTTCGGATGAAGCCAAGTCCTTCATATACTTCACCAAGGAGTCGCACATCTACACCCTCCTGAACTGCATCTTGGAGGGCGGCCTAGAGACCAAGATCAAGCGAGCTACCATCCCTGAGCTCGACTACCTCTCGCAGATCTCGTTCGAGCTGTACGAAATGCCAGCTGACCCGCCAACTGATGCGGATGGCATTCCTGCCTTTAACTACAGCATCAAGATTACCATTAGCCCTGGCTGTCACGTTTTTGACCCGCTGGATGTACAGCTTGACAGCAAGCATTGCATTGGCTGTGCTCCGCGCAGGAGCTTAACGGCTCATACAGACTGGATAAAGGTTATTGAGACGTTGAGGGCGAAGTTCCACCA AGTAAAACTGCCCAAGACTTTCCTGGCGGTTAACCTGTCGGATGCCTTTACTTTCCAAGAGAAGCCGCAGGGTGGTGACGAGGCCACCGAAGTCGAAGCCGAATCAGAGGCGACACCTGAGGCGGAGCGGGTGAAGGAGGTTGAACCGGAGGTGATAGAGCCTGATGACACCGAGGCTGCCGCTGCTAATACCACCGACGCTGTGACCGTTGACGACGTAACACCGGACGAGCACTCTGATGTCCTGGAGATCAAGATTCCTGAGGATCAACATGCCGTGGACGTTGAAGTTGTTGACGATGGCAGTGCTGCCGAACCTGAAGTATCAGAGTCGCCGGAAGCTGCAGCGGGAGATGTATCACTGCTGccagaagtggaagcagcaACACCTCCGACTGCTGTTGCGTCGAAGACGGAGCAATAG